One stretch of Miscanthus floridulus cultivar M001 chromosome 18, ASM1932011v1, whole genome shotgun sequence DNA includes these proteins:
- the LOC136524127 gene encoding LOW QUALITY PROTEIN: cytokinin dehydrogenase 10-like (The sequence of the model RefSeq protein was modified relative to this genomic sequence to represent the inferred CDS: deleted 2 bases in 2 codons), with protein sequence MSARAYLASFLIVTTSVFLSTTSHLHTLATAGAFPDDDDIFAVDIVSKIRTDRNSTIKASMDFGHIVEAIPNGVLHPTSPNDIAALIRLSLSQPKPFTVAPRGQGHSARGQALAPGGVVVDMRSLNDHHRVVGRCCRMNVSAHELWVDVGGEQLWIDVLHTTLEHGLAPRVWTDYLHITVGGTLSNGGIGGQAFRHGPQISNVHELDVVTGTGEMISCSPDKNSDLFFAALGGLGQFGVITRARIALERAPKRVLWVRLAYSDVQSFTSDQELLISKRSLADPGGFDYIEGQVQLNRTLTEGRRSSSFFAPSELDQLANLAIGTGSAAIYYIEGAMYYHDDTASSSSVKLETLLEELSFVPGHAFVRDVSYVDFLDRVGRDEQKLRSAGVWDVPHPWLNLFVPRSRIVDFDAGVFKSILKDTKPVGLVLMYPMNKDRWDDRMTTATPDEDVFYAVGLLRSAVAAGDLEQLERENAAILEFCHREGIGCKQYLPSHASRDGWRRHFGEKWSRFAALKRKYDPRAILSPGQGIFSAAGAGLADQAGSDSL encoded by the exons ATGTCTGCAAGGGCTTATCTAGCTTCATTTCTCATTGTCACCACCAGCGTTTTCCTCTCCACCACCAGCCATTTACATACGCTTGCCACAGCCGGTGCCTTCCCAGATGATGATGATATCTTTGCCGTAGACATTGTGTCAAAAATCCGCACGGACCGCAACTCAACCATCAAGGCATCGATGGACTTTGGCCACATTGTGGAAGCTATCCCAAACGGGGTACTCCATCCGACCTCACCCAACGACATTGCCGCCCTAATCCGGCTCTCACTCTCCCAGCCAAAGCCCTTCACAGTGGCACCACGCGGGCAAGGGCACTCTGCTCGAGGGCAAGCCCTCGCCCCAGGCGGGGTTGTCGTTGACATGCGCTCGCTCAACGATCACCACCGTGTTGTTGGTCGCTGCTGCCGCATGAATGTGTCTGCCCACGAGCTGTGGGTAGACGTCGGCGGCGAGCAGCTGTGGATCGACGTCCTCCACACTACGCTCGAGCACGGCCTCGCGCCCCGCGTCTGGACCGACTACCTCCACATCACTGTCGGCGGCACACTTTCCAACGGCGGCATCGGCGGCCAGGCGTTCCGGCACGGGCCGCAGATCTCCAACGTGCACGAGCTTGACGTGGTAACAG GCACGGGCGAAATGATCAGCTGTTCGCCGGACAAGAACTCGGACCTGTTCTTTGCAGCACTGGGTGGGCTGGGTCAATTTGGGGTCATAACCCGGGCCCGGATCGCGCTTGAACGCGCTCCGAAACGGGTTCTTTGGGTCCGACTCGCCTACTCAGATGTACAATCGTTCACCAGTGACCAGGAACTGCTCATCTCGAAACGGTCT CTGGCGGATCCTGGTGGTTTCGACTACATTGAGGGCCAAGTCCAGCTGAACCGGACCCTCACCGAGGGCCGGAGGTCGTCTTCCTTCTTCGCACCCTCAGAACTCGACCAGCTTGCCAACCTCGCCATAGGGACCGGGTCTGCAGCAATCTACTACATCGAGGGTGCAATGTACTATCATGACGATACTGCCTCCTCATCCTCTGTAAAACTTGAGACACTACTGGAAGAGCTGAGCTTCGTCCCGGGGCATGCGTTCGTCAGAGACGTGTCCTACGTGGATTTTCTCGACCGAGTCGGCCGGGACGAGCAGAAGCTGCGGTCGGCCGGCGTCTGGGACGTGCCGCACCCATGGCTGAACCTCTTCGTCCCGAGGTCGCGCATCGTGGACTTCGACGCCGGCGTGTTCAAGAGCATCCTCAAGGACACCAAGCCCGTGGGTCTCGTTCTCATGTACCCCATGAACAAGGACAGGTGGGACGACAGGATGACGACGGCCACGCCGGACGAGGACGTGTTCTACGCCGTCGGGCTGCTGCGGTCCGCGGTGGCCGCCGGCGACCTGGAGCAGCTGGAGAGGGAGAACGCCGCCATCCTGGAGTTCTGCCACCGGGAGGGCATAGGGTGCAAGCAGTACCTGCCGAGCCACGCGTCGCGGGACGGCTGGAGGCGGCATTTCGGCGAGAAATGGAGCAGGTTCGCC GCGCTGAAGCGCAAGTACGACCCGCGCGCGATTCTGTCGCCGGGGCAGGGGATCTTCTCCGCCGCCGGTGCCGGCTTGGCCGACCAAGCCGGCTCTGATTCTCTGTAG